The following are encoded together in the Planococcus antarcticus DSM 14505 genome:
- a CDS encoding DUF1801 domain-containing protein has translation MYEQKTKETDTDVIEFIESIDHPKKQQDAYKLLELFEQTSGYTAKMWGHSIIGFGSYHYVYKTGHEGDAPLVGFSPRKAKTSLYFATGDEARGPLLEKFGKHTSGKACVYIDKIEDVNLDVLQQLIRKSIDFLQELYPDTKTKNPDSL, from the coding sequence ATGTATGAACAAAAAACAAAAGAAACCGATACCGACGTTATTGAATTTATCGAATCTATCGATCATCCAAAAAAACAGCAAGATGCTTATAAACTACTGGAGCTGTTTGAACAAACAAGCGGTTACACAGCAAAAATGTGGGGACACAGCATTATTGGCTTCGGCTCCTATCATTATGTCTACAAGACGGGCCATGAGGGCGATGCACCACTGGTCGGTTTTTCTCCCCGCAAAGCGAAAACTAGCTTATATTTTGCAACCGGAGATGAGGCCCGAGGGCCATTGCTCGAGAAATTCGGCAAACACACCAGCGGAAAAGCTTGCGTCTATATCGATAAAATCGAAGACGTCAACCTCGACGTCCTGCAGCAATTGATTCGGAAGTCTATTGATTTTCTGCAGGAATTGTATCCAGACACAAAAACAAAA